The proteins below are encoded in one region of Brassica napus cultivar Da-Ae chromosome A6, Da-Ae, whole genome shotgun sequence:
- the LOC106352481 gene encoding alkane hydroxylase MAH1-like, with translation MPSITLFEDSFPGLVSHGPTRSASKTPFTIFCFLILYYLLFKKRYVRFLRNLPVLRMLPGLLMTLHRIHDFTVKILEFSGMTFLFKGPPFAGMDMLLTADPDNIHHIMSSNFSNYIKGPGLQEIFDVFGDGIFTTDSEMWKNLRKSIQSMLHHQEFQRFSMSTMTSKLKSGLVPLLNHFAEEGAAVDLQDVFGRLTFDTTLILITGSDPRSLSIELHEDELAKALDDTGKGILSRHVKPRFLWKMQNWMGLGQEKKMSQASATFDRVCSKYISAKREEILRSQGVLNGEGEDLLTSFMKLDTTKYKFLNPSDDKLLRDTILAFIIAGRDTVAFTLSWFFWLLSVNPHVVANIRQEIIDTTGNGQENLDKLVYLQGALFEAMRLYPPVSFGRKSPVKSDVLPSGHKVDANSKIIICLYALGRMRAVWGKDAFRFKPERWIAENGGLKHEPSSKFLAFNTGPRTCLGKHLAITQMKMVVVEILQKYDVEVIKGQKIEPVLGFMLSMKHGLRVKVAKRCSS, from the coding sequence ATGCCTTCCATAACTTTATTTGAAGATTCCTTTCCCGGGTTGGTGTCTCATGGACCAACTCGTTCGGCTTCAAAAACTCCCTTTACCATCTTTTGCTTTCTCATCCTCTATTACTTGCTGTTCAAGAAACGTTATGTTCGGTTCCTTAGGAACTTGCCGGTTCTCCGGATGCTTCCCGGTCTGCTCATGACGCTCCACCGGATACATGACTTCACCGTCAAGATTCTTGAATTCTCCGGCATGACCTTTCTTTTCAAGGGACCGCCGTTCGCTGGCATGGATATGTTGCTCACCGCTGATCCAGAcaacattcatcatataatgAGCTCAAACTTCTCAAACTACATCAAAGGACCGGGGTTGCAAGAGATTTTCGATGTGTTCGGAGACGGGATATTCACTACTGATTCAGAGATGTGGAAGAACCTGAGAAAGTCTATTCAATCCATGCTCCATCACCAAGAGTTTCAAAGGTTTTCGATGAGCACCATGACGAGTAAACTCAAGTCCGGGCTTGTTCCTCTTCTCAATCATTTTGCTGAGGAAGGAGCAGCTGTGGACTTGCAAGATGTGTTTGGGAGACTCACTTTCGATACAACGTTAATCCTTATAACGGGTTCTGATCCTAGAAGTCTCTCTATTGAGTTGCATGAGGATGAACTAGCCAAGGCTCTCGACGATACTGGAAAAGGGATTTTGAGTAGGCATGTTAAGCCTAGGTTCTTGTGGAAGATGCAGAACTGGATGGGGTTGGgacaagagaagaagatgagtcAAGCTAGTGCTACTTTTGACCGTGTATGCTCCAAATACATATCAGCCAAGAGAGAAGAGATACTAAGATCACAAGGAGTTCTTAATGGAGAAGGTGAGGATCTTTTAACTTCCTTCATGAAGCTGGATACAACCAAGTACAAGTTCTTGAATCCGAGTGATGATAAGCTCCTTAGAGACACTATCTTAGCCTTCATTATAGCGGGGAGAGACACAGTCGCTTTCACTCTCTCTTGGTTCTTCTGGCTTCTCTCTGTAAATCCACATGTAGTAGCCAATATTCGTCAAGAGATCATCGACACGACCGGCAATGGCCAAGAGAACCTGGACAAGTTGGTGTATTTACAAGGTGCCTTGTTTGAAGCAATGAGACTCTATCCACCAGTTTCCTTCGGCCGCAAGTCTCCTGTCAAATCAGATGTGCTTCCAAGTGGGCATAAGGTTGATGCAAACTCTAAGATTATCATATGTCTTTATGCCCTGGGGAGGATGAGAGCGGTTTGGGGGAAAGACGCATTCAGATTCAAGCCAGAGAGATGGATTGCTGAGAATGGAGGCCTAAAACATGAGCCTTCCTCCAAATTTTTAGCGTTTAATACCGGTCCCAGAACTTGTCTAGGTAAGCATTTAGCAATAACTCAGATGAAAATGGTGGTCGTGGAGATATTACAAAAGTATGACGTTGAGGTTATCAAAGGGCAGAAGATTGAGCCAGTTCTTGGTTTTATGTTGTCGATGAAGCATGGACTTAGAGTCAAAGTTGCTAAGAGATGTTCATCTTGA
- the LOC106352479 gene encoding alkane hydroxylase MAH1-like, translating into MIFQTYIEREFKVSSLLIWLMCDHVSINQVHCSSLMYLKKQPSLMASIGLYETLIAFFIFLTFCFLFNKKHFSYLLIQRTLKSYPWNWPVLGMLPGVLVRLHRIYDCSVEVLENSNLTFQFKGPWFAGMDILVTVYPANIHYILSSNFSNYIKGPEFQEIFEAFGDGIINSDLELWRNIRKASQVIFSHQKYQNFSKSTTRSKLKDGLLPLLSHFADEEIVVDLQDVFQRFMFDTTFIFITGSDPRSLSVEMPEVEFAKALDDVGEAIVYRHITPRFLWKLQKWFGIGTEKKMVKANAVLDRVCAKYISAKREEIRSQEIADEESEDLLTSHIKLDASKYELLNPEDDKFLRDFTVGFMAAGRDSTACTLTWFFWILSENSNVLSKILQEINENVPITRSDQDKSSYLNKLVYLHAALSESMRLYPPIPFERKSPIKPDVLPSGHKVKSNINIMIFIYAMGRMKDVWGEDAAEFKPERWISETGGLRHEPSYKFLSFNAGPRTCLGKNLAMDLIKTVIVEILQAYEINVVSGQKIEAKPGLILHMKHGLKVTIAKKCSSLE; encoded by the coding sequence ATGATTTTTCAAACATATATTGAGCGTGAATTCAAAGTTTCCTCTCTGCTTATCTGGTTGATGTGTGATCATGTGTCTATAAATCAAGTTCATTGTTCTTCTCTTATGTACCTCAAAAAACAACCCTCTCTAATGGCTTCAATAGGTTTATATGAAACATTAATAGCTTTCTTTATTTTCCTCACTTTCTGTTTCTTGTTTAACAAGAAACACTTTAGTTACTTACTCATCCAAAGAACCCTTAAAAGCTACCCCTGGAATTGGCCGGTTCTCGGTATGCTTCCCGGTGTGCTGGTGAGGCTCCACCGGATATATGACTGCAGCGTCGAGGTTCTCGAGAACTCCAACTTGACGTTCCAATTCAAGGGCCCATGGTTCGCTGGAATGGATATATTGGTCACAGTGTATCCAGCTAATATCCATTATATATTAAGCTCAAACTTTTCAAACTACATCAAAGGTCCTGAGTTCCAAGAAATTTTTGAAGCCTTTGGAGACGGGATCATCAACTCAGACTTAGAGCTATGGAGGAATATTAGGAAGGCGTCTCAGGTTATATTCAGCCATCAAAAGTACCAAAACTTCTCAAAAAGTACTACTCGAAGTAAACTCAAAGACGGGCTCCTACCTCTTCTCAGTCATTTTGCAGATGAAGAGATAGTTGTGGACTTGCAAGACGTGTTCCAGAGATTCATGTTCGACACAACCTTCATTTTCATCACCGGGTCCGATCCTAGAAGTCTCTCCGTTGAAATGCCTGAGGTTGAGTTTGCTAAAGCTCTTGATGATGTTGGAGAAGCGATTGTGTATAGGCATATCACACCAAGATTCTTGTGGAAGCTCCAAAAATGGTTTGGTATCGGAACagagaagaagatggtgaaagcTAATGCCGTTCTTGATCGTGTTTGTGCAAAATATATATCAGCCAAGAGAGAAGAGATAAGATCACAAGAGATTGCTGATGAAGAGAGTGAGGATCTGTTGACATCCCACATAAAGCTAGATGCAAGCAAGTACGAGCTCTTGAATCCTGAAGATGATAAGTTCCTCAGAGACTTCACAGTAGGTTTCATGGCAGCTGGGAGAGATTCAACGGCATGCACACTCACTTGGTTCTTCTGGATTTTGTCTGAAAACTCTAACGTGTTGTCCAAGATTCTCCAAGAAATCAACGAAAATGTACCAATAACTAGGTCTGACCAAGACAAGTCATCGTACTTGAACAAGCTGGTGTATCTACATGCAGCATTAAGTGAATCAATGAGGCTCTACCCACCAATACCATTCGAACGCAAGTCACCAATCAAACCGGATGTGCTTCCAAGCGGGCATAAAGTCAaatcaaatatcaatattatgatatttatttacgCTATGGGGAGAATGAAAGACGTGTGGGGAGAAGATGCAGCGGAGTTCAAGCCAGAGAGATGGATTTCAGAGACAGGAGGGCTGAGACATGAGCCTTCTTACAAGTTCTTGTCGTTCAATGCCGGTCCAAGAACATGTTTAGGTAAGAATTTAGCTATGGATCTGATAAAGACAGTGATTGTGGAAATATTACAAGCGTATGAGATTAATGTCGTTAGTGGACAAAAGATTGAGGCAAAACCTGGTCTTATTCTTCACATGAAGCATGGGCTTAAAGTCACAATTGCTAAGAAATGTTCCAGCTTGGAGTAA